The following proteins come from a genomic window of uncultured Methanobrevibacter sp.:
- a CDS encoding flavodoxin, which translates to MKRILILLTMTLIVLGMAVAEVSAISDAETAANDILNKNNTDSKVLVVYFSRTGENYNVGNVDVGNTAMVASYIKEYLKADSFEIVPIDKYPEKYDECTEVAQKEKDDNARPKIQGKINNFDSYDTVFIGYPIWWGDLPMIMYTFMEEYDFNGKNVIPFNTHEGSGDAGTYQSIQSKLPNAKVNTKGLALDGKTARSDDGKQQTIDWLKGLGY; encoded by the coding sequence ATGAAACGAATACTTATTTTATTGACAATGACACTAATCGTGTTAGGAATGGCAGTTGCAGAGGTAAGCGCTATAAGTGATGCTGAGACTGCAGCTAATGACATTTTAAACAAAAACAATACTGACAGCAAAGTGCTCGTAGTCTATTTTTCAAGAACCGGTGAAAACTACAATGTAGGTAATGTTGATGTTGGAAATACTGCAATGGTAGCATCCTACATCAAGGAATACTTAAAAGCTGACTCTTTTGAGATAGTTCCTATAGATAAGTACCCTGAAAAATATGATGAATGCACCGAAGTTGCACAAAAAGAAAAAGATGACAATGCAAGACCAAAGATTCAGGGAAAGATCAATAATTTCGATAGCTACGACACAGTATTCATAGGTTATCCTATTTGGTGGGGAGACCTCCCTATGATAATGTATACATTCATGGAAGAATATGACTTCAACGGTAAAAACGTAATCCCGTTCAACACTCATGAAGGATCAGGGGATGCCGGAACATACCAGTCAATACAGTCAAAGCTTCCGAATGCAAAAGTAAATACCAAAGGCCTTGCGCTTGACGGCAAAACTGCCAGAAGTGATGACGGTAAACAGCAGACAATAGACTGGTTAAAAGGATTAGGATACTAG
- the dusB gene encoding tRNA dihydrouridine synthase DusB — MKWKIGNVKIDNQVVLAPMAGICDSAFRRIVKSMGCGLIETEMVSTKAIMYNDYRTQEMLYMTEEERPISQQIFGPDPKSFEIASSHICKTMKPDIIDINMGCPVKKVAIKSGAGSALLKNPEKARKIVETVVENVSIPVTVKIRSGWDHNSINAVEMAKIIEDAGASAITVHPRTKEDKYDVKADWSIIKEVKDNVSIPVIGNGDIWTCYDAKRMLDETGCDAIMIGRAIRGNPWLVKQCIDYLDSGIEPEKITAEEKIAMAKKHAELLTELKSEEIAIKEMRSHAAYYLKNLPGSYEIKPKIFKISKKEDLFSLLDDYLESMKNFRKF, encoded by the coding sequence ATGAAATGGAAAATTGGCAATGTAAAAATCGATAATCAGGTAGTTTTAGCGCCGATGGCAGGAATATGTGATTCAGCATTTAGAAGAATAGTTAAATCCATGGGCTGCGGACTTATAGAAACCGAAATGGTTTCGACAAAGGCAATAATGTATAATGATTATCGAACTCAGGAAATGCTTTACATGACTGAAGAGGAACGGCCAATTTCCCAGCAGATATTCGGACCTGACCCAAAATCATTTGAAATAGCTTCAAGCCACATTTGCAAAACCATGAAACCTGACATCATCGATATCAATATGGGATGTCCTGTCAAAAAGGTTGCAATAAAAAGCGGAGCCGGAAGTGCACTTTTAAAAAATCCCGAAAAGGCCAGAAAAATTGTTGAAACCGTTGTCGAAAACGTTTCCATACCTGTTACTGTTAAAATAAGAAGCGGATGGGATCATAACAGCATCAATGCAGTTGAGATGGCAAAAATCATTGAAGACGCAGGAGCTTCAGCAATTACAGTTCATCCACGGACTAAAGAAGACAAATATGATGTAAAGGCAGACTGGTCAATAATTAAGGAAGTTAAGGATAACGTATCCATACCGGTTATCGGAAACGGAGACATATGGACCTGTTATGATGCCAAAAGAATGCTGGATGAAACAGGATGCGATGCAATAATGATTGGAAGGGCAATCAGAGGCAACCCATGGCTTGTAAAACAGTGCATTGATTATCTTGACAGCGGTATCGAACCTGAAAAGATTACAGCAGAGGAAAAAATCGCAATGGCAAAAAAACATGCCGAACTGCTTACAGAGCTTAAAAGTGAAGAAATTGCCATTAAAGAGATGAGGTCACATGCAGCATATTATCTGAAAAATCTTCCAGGAAGCTATGAAATCAAGCCAAAAATATTCAAGATATCAAAAAAAGAAGATCTGTTCAGCCTGCTTGATGATTATCTTGAGTCAATGAAAAATTTCAGAAAGTTTTAA